In one Paraburkholderia azotifigens genomic region, the following are encoded:
- the benC gene encoding benzoate 1,2-dioxygenase electron transfer component BenC has protein sequence MTHQITLRFEDGVTRFIECEEGERVTDAAIRARIHIPLDCRDGVCGTCKATCESGEYVLDDCVEDALSPEEASARKVLTCQMSPRSDCVIQIATGSDVSGTGPAAHKARIVACQRASDTTIAFTVELENRAGLSFLPGQYVNIRVPGTDQTRSYSFSSGPSTPHLSFLVRNVRQGVMSTWLAETAKAGDPIEFRGPMGSFYLRTIERPVLFLAGGTGLAPFLSMLDKIVDDGGSPYPIHLILGVNSDEDLVGVDRLDMYAQRLPNFTYACTVSSPDSAHPNKGYVTRHISASQLNDGESDVYLCGPPPMVDAVRTFLSSEGLTPRNFYYEKFAGTGLVVQTGEERLSPVDVDEAFDLRMTLELGAAQLTMGRLSSEQLTAFRQLAEATAPFVSGRHVTDVSSYIEANHAFHMFTIEASRNSRLIALYRQLAVQDYIARALTDQTEIVGDIVQQHRDLVTAFELGDLNAARDVITRHALHSRATMSRALDRMPMDKPASVVEAPRALPSAAPDRAPQICPFTASALAPYSHELDWPEGMEPFKVVDDGSQGDPYEHYRWMREHAPVLRCQSATSDVWFLSRYDDVYQAIRNPKLFSSEVVSPPPLTFLTLFDAPGHSRLRKVVQPSFMPLALDPFMEQIAQRAEHLLDAMIAKGGGDVVNDFAIPLSISTISAMIEVPNEDEEKMKFWSDETFSYFGRLARNAPGTGTDEQSAQAFFAYLKKALERLALTGSQSIGGHIARMWKDGLLSEKEAKELCAFVFIAGHDTTTILVANAFRMFAEQPDLLARIREQPDDADRFVEEVARYRGTVQRVSRITTEATTVAGIDLPKGAVVRLLLSAANRDSRKFAEGDTFDIDRDSSGHLGFGNGMHKCLGAPLARLETLIATKALARKVSDIAVDPERPIQYVRGNNLTNSGPEHLFVKFGGIAT, from the coding sequence TTACCGATGCCGCCATCCGCGCCAGGATCCATATTCCACTCGATTGCCGTGATGGTGTGTGCGGCACCTGCAAGGCGACCTGCGAGTCAGGCGAGTACGTTCTGGACGACTGCGTGGAAGATGCGCTCAGCCCGGAGGAGGCAAGCGCCCGCAAGGTTCTCACCTGCCAGATGAGTCCGCGTTCCGACTGCGTGATCCAGATCGCCACCGGCTCCGACGTCTCGGGTACCGGCCCGGCCGCCCACAAGGCACGAATCGTCGCCTGCCAGCGAGCATCGGACACCACGATCGCCTTCACGGTCGAGCTCGAGAACCGTGCGGGTCTCAGCTTCCTTCCTGGGCAGTATGTCAACATCCGGGTGCCCGGCACCGATCAGACACGGTCGTACTCCTTCAGCTCGGGTCCGTCCACGCCACACCTGTCCTTCCTCGTGCGTAACGTGCGTCAGGGCGTGATGTCGACCTGGCTTGCCGAAACCGCCAAAGCGGGAGACCCGATCGAGTTTCGCGGCCCGATGGGAAGCTTCTATCTGCGCACCATCGAGCGGCCGGTGCTGTTTCTGGCGGGCGGCACGGGCCTCGCGCCGTTTCTCTCGATGCTGGACAAGATCGTTGACGACGGCGGCAGCCCGTATCCGATCCATCTGATCCTGGGTGTGAACAGCGATGAAGATCTGGTCGGCGTCGACCGGCTCGACATGTACGCGCAGCGCCTGCCGAACTTCACCTATGCGTGCACCGTCTCCAGTCCCGACAGTGCGCATCCCAACAAGGGTTATGTGACCCGCCACATCAGTGCCTCCCAGCTCAACGATGGCGAGTCGGACGTCTACCTCTGCGGGCCGCCGCCGATGGTCGATGCCGTGCGCACGTTTCTCTCGTCCGAAGGCCTGACACCGCGCAATTTCTACTATGAGAAGTTTGCCGGTACGGGCCTGGTGGTTCAGACCGGCGAGGAGCGCCTCTCTCCCGTCGATGTCGATGAAGCCTTCGACCTGCGCATGACGCTCGAACTGGGGGCGGCCCAGTTGACGATGGGCCGGTTGTCGAGCGAGCAATTGACCGCCTTTCGGCAACTCGCCGAGGCGACGGCGCCATTCGTGTCGGGGCGGCACGTGACCGACGTTTCGAGCTACATCGAGGCGAATCACGCCTTCCACATGTTCACGATCGAGGCTTCGAGGAACAGTCGGCTGATCGCGCTCTACCGGCAACTCGCCGTGCAGGACTACATCGCTCGCGCACTGACCGACCAGACCGAGATCGTCGGCGATATCGTCCAGCAGCACCGTGACCTAGTCACCGCCTTCGAACTGGGCGACCTGAACGCGGCGCGGGACGTGATTACGCGTCATGCGCTCCATTCCCGGGCGACGATGAGCCGGGCGCTCGATCGCATGCCAATGGACAAGCCGGCATCCGTGGTCGAAGCGCCCCGCGCGCTCCCTTCCGCTGCGCCGGATCGCGCGCCGCAGATCTGCCCGTTCACGGCGAGCGCCCTTGCGCCCTATTCACACGAACTGGACTGGCCCGAAGGCATGGAACCATTCAAGGTGGTCGACGACGGCTCGCAAGGCGACCCTTACGAGCACTACCGCTGGATGCGCGAGCACGCTCCCGTGCTGCGTTGCCAGTCGGCGACATCGGACGTATGGTTCCTCTCGCGCTATGACGACGTCTATCAGGCGATCCGCAACCCGAAGCTGTTCTCCTCCGAGGTCGTCAGCCCGCCGCCGCTGACGTTCCTGACGCTGTTCGATGCGCCCGGCCATTCGCGCTTGCGCAAAGTCGTCCAGCCGTCTTTCATGCCATTGGCGCTCGACCCCTTTATGGAGCAGATCGCGCAACGGGCGGAGCATCTGCTCGACGCGATGATTGCCAAAGGCGGCGGCGATGTCGTCAACGATTTCGCTATCCCGCTCAGCATCTCGACCATCTCCGCGATGATCGAGGTACCGAACGAGGATGAGGAAAAGATGAAGTTCTGGTCGGACGAGACCTTCAGCTACTTCGGGCGACTCGCCCGCAATGCGCCGGGAACGGGCACCGACGAGCAGAGCGCGCAGGCGTTCTTCGCGTACCTGAAGAAAGCGCTGGAGCGGCTCGCTCTCACCGGCAGCCAGTCGATCGGCGGGCATATTGCGCGCATGTGGAAAGACGGATTGCTTTCGGAGAAGGAAGCGAAGGAACTGTGCGCCTTCGTCTTCATCGCCGGGCACGACACGACGACTATCCTTGTCGCCAACGCTTTTCGCATGTTCGCCGAGCAGCCGGATCTGTTGGCACGCATCCGCGAGCAACCCGACGACGCCGACCGTTTCGTCGAAGAGGTGGCGCGCTACCGCGGTACCGTTCAGCGCGTGAGCCGCATCACCACCGAGGCGACCACTGTCGCAGGGATTGATCTGCCAAAGGGCGCGGTGGTGCGGTTGCTGCTGTCGGCCGCGAACCGCGACAGCCGCAAGTTTGCCGAGGGTGACACCTTCGACATCGATCGCGATTCGAGCGGCCACCTGGGTTTCGGCAACGGCATGCACAAATGTCTTGGCGCACCGCTCGCCAGGCTCGAGACGCTGATCGCCACGAAGGCACTGGCCCGCAAGGTCAGCGATATTGCGGTCGATCCGGAAAGGCCGATCCAGTATGTGCGCGGCAACAATCTGACCAACTCCGGGCCGGAGCACCTGTTCGTGAAGTTCGGTGGGATAGCGACCTGA